The Tripterygium wilfordii isolate XIE 37 chromosome 4, ASM1340144v1, whole genome shotgun sequence genome has a window encoding:
- the LOC119996409 gene encoding uncharacterized protein LOC119996409 isoform X1, with protein sequence MRGFSGFVHLVLAVLFLVQRFSVVSGLNYTKYRQQVSSLRLDRIQRHLNNINKPPVFTIKSPDGDIIDCVHKRKQPALDHPLLKNHKIQRKPTEWPKMRTTKKASEEEVGASKKGSNNEAIMRGAWQMWHGNGTRCPKGTVPIRRSTSDDVLRAKSLFDFGKKQTSYSLSRRSDAPDVVSANGHEHAIAYTGSSQDVYGAKATISVWDPSVQVVNEFSLSQIWVLSGSFDGSDLNSIEAGWQVSPELYGDSRPRLFTYWTSDSYQATGCYNLLCAGFVQTNSRIAIGAAISPVSSYNGNQYDITVLIWKDPKLGNWWMGFGDNTLVGYWPTELFTHLADSATMVEWGGEIVNSRANGRHTSTQMGSGQFAGEGFGKASYFRNLEIVDSDNSLSSVHGISTLAENSDCYNIESSYSNEWGTYFYYGGPGNNPRCP encoded by the exons ATGAGAGGGTTTTCAGGTTTTGTTCATCTTGTCTTGGCTGTCTTATTTTTGGTTCAAAGATTTAGTGTTGTTTCTGGCCTAAATTACACAAAGTATAGACAACAAGTTAGTAGCTTGAGACTAGACAGGATTCAAAGGCACTTGAACAACATAAACAAGCCTCCTGTCTTCACCATAaag AGTCCAGATGGAGATATCATAGATTGTGTTCACAAACGAAAACAACCAGCATTAGATCACCCTCTTCTAAAGAATCACAAGATTCAG AGAAAACCAACAGAATGGCCAAAGATGAGAACAACAAAGAAGGCATCAGAAGAGGAGGTAGGAGCGTCAAAGAAGGGGAGTAATAATGAAGCAATAATGAGAGGTGCATGGCAAATGTGGCATGGAAATGGAACCAGGTGTCCAAAGGGTACTGTTCCCATACGACGGAGCACATCAGATGATGTTCTTAGAGCCAAATCTTTGTTTGATTTCGGAAAGAAACAAACTTCTTACTCTCTTTCAAGGCGATCCGATGCTCCTGATGTAGTTAGTGCCAATGGCCATGAG CATGCGATTGCGTACACCGGATCATCACAAGATGTTTATGGAGCAAAGGCAACAATAAGCGTGTGGGACCCATCGGTTCAAGTAGTCAACGAGTTCAGCCTCTCCCAGATTTGGGTTCTCTCTGGATCATTCGACGGTTCAGATCTCAACAGCATCGAAGCCGGATGGCAG GTTAGTCCGGAGCTCTACGGTGACAGCAGGCCCAGACTATTCACTTATTGGACG AGTGATTCATACCAGGCAACGGGATGCTACAATCTTTTATGCGCAGGATTTGTGCAAACTAATAGTAGAATAGCCATTGGGGCTGCCATTTCTCCGGTATCGTCCTACAATGGCAACCAATATGACATAACCGTTCTTATTTGGAAG GATCCGAAGCTGGGGAATTGGTGGATGGGGTTCGGAGATAATACCCTAGTCGGGTACTGGCCGACCGAGCTTTTTACGCACCTAGCAGACTCTGCAACCATGGTGGAATGGGGTGGTGAGATTGTGAACTCTAGGGCTAACGGCAGACACACCTCGACCCAAATGGGTTCAGGGCAATTCGCGGGAGAGGGATTTGGAAAGGCAAGTTATTTTAGGAATTTAGAGATAGTAGATTCTGATAATAGCCTGAGTTCAGTCCATGGCATCTCTACATTAGCTGAGAACAGTGATTGTTACAACATTGAGAGCTCTTACAGCAATGAATGGGGCACATACTTCTACTATGGAGGACCGGGAAACAATCCGCGATGCCCTTGA
- the LOC119996908 gene encoding EG45-like domain containing protein produces MDLEEEGERWREKEKRGWVEDGERGGMPPNYVMELQRSVFATFFLTLLMFSLVSALRGSGSATYEEPPYHYSGCPGFHDVRPGKVAKATKKIWNDGAVCGKEIMVMCIDGREGDVSPCNHLNAYVRVKIGGYCDKCKGVLVLTEEAFASIATTDVRAVEIAYAQ; encoded by the exons ATGGATCTTGAGGAGGAGGGGGAGaggtggagagagaaagagaagagggGATGGGTGGAGGATGGGGAGAGAG gtggcatgccacctaaTTAT GTTATGGAATTGCAGAGATCAGTGTTTGCAACTTTTTTCTTGACATTATTAATGTTCTCGCTTGTATCTGCTCTCAGGGGTTCTGGGAGTGCGACCTATGAGGAACCTCCCTATCATT ATTCCGGTTGTCCTGGATTTCATGATGTTCGTCCGGGCAAAGTGGCAAAAGCAACTAAAAAGATATGGAATGATGGTGCAGTTTGTGGGAAAGAAATCATGGTGATGTGCATTGACGGAAGAGAGGGAGATGTCAGTCCTTGCAATCATCTTAATGCCTATGTACGAGTGAAGATTGGGGGCTATTGTGACAAGTGTAAGGGCGTCCTTGTCTTGACCGAAGAAGCGTTTGCCTCAATAGCAACTACAGATGTTCGTGCTGTAGAAATCGCTTATGCGCAGTAA
- the LOC119996409 gene encoding uncharacterized protein LOC119996409 isoform X2, translating to MRGFSGFVHLVLAVLFLVQRFSVVSGLNYTKYRQQVSSLRLDRIQRHLNNINKPPVFTIKSPDGDIIDCVHKRKQPALDHPLLKNHKIQRKPTEWPKMRTTKKASEEEVGASKKGSNNEAIMRGAWQMWHGNGTRCPKGTVPIRRSTSDDVLRAKSLFDFGKKQTSYSLSRRSDAPDVVSANGHEHAIAYTGSSQDVYGAKATISVWDPSVQVVNEFSLSQIWVLSGSFDGSDLNSIEAGWQVSPELYGDSRPRLFTYWTSDSYQATGCYNLLCAGFVQTNSRIAIGAAISPVSSYNGNQYDITVLIWKDPKLGNWWMGFGDNTLVGYWPTELFTHLADSATMVEWGGEIVNSRANGRHTSTQMGSGQFAGEGFGKLLQQ from the exons ATGAGAGGGTTTTCAGGTTTTGTTCATCTTGTCTTGGCTGTCTTATTTTTGGTTCAAAGATTTAGTGTTGTTTCTGGCCTAAATTACACAAAGTATAGACAACAAGTTAGTAGCTTGAGACTAGACAGGATTCAAAGGCACTTGAACAACATAAACAAGCCTCCTGTCTTCACCATAaag AGTCCAGATGGAGATATCATAGATTGTGTTCACAAACGAAAACAACCAGCATTAGATCACCCTCTTCTAAAGAATCACAAGATTCAG AGAAAACCAACAGAATGGCCAAAGATGAGAACAACAAAGAAGGCATCAGAAGAGGAGGTAGGAGCGTCAAAGAAGGGGAGTAATAATGAAGCAATAATGAGAGGTGCATGGCAAATGTGGCATGGAAATGGAACCAGGTGTCCAAAGGGTACTGTTCCCATACGACGGAGCACATCAGATGATGTTCTTAGAGCCAAATCTTTGTTTGATTTCGGAAAGAAACAAACTTCTTACTCTCTTTCAAGGCGATCCGATGCTCCTGATGTAGTTAGTGCCAATGGCCATGAG CATGCGATTGCGTACACCGGATCATCACAAGATGTTTATGGAGCAAAGGCAACAATAAGCGTGTGGGACCCATCGGTTCAAGTAGTCAACGAGTTCAGCCTCTCCCAGATTTGGGTTCTCTCTGGATCATTCGACGGTTCAGATCTCAACAGCATCGAAGCCGGATGGCAG GTTAGTCCGGAGCTCTACGGTGACAGCAGGCCCAGACTATTCACTTATTGGACG AGTGATTCATACCAGGCAACGGGATGCTACAATCTTTTATGCGCAGGATTTGTGCAAACTAATAGTAGAATAGCCATTGGGGCTGCCATTTCTCCGGTATCGTCCTACAATGGCAACCAATATGACATAACCGTTCTTATTTGGAAG GATCCGAAGCTGGGGAATTGGTGGATGGGGTTCGGAGATAATACCCTAGTCGGGTACTGGCCGACCGAGCTTTTTACGCACCTAGCAGACTCTGCAACCATGGTGGAATGGGGTGGTGAGATTGTGAACTCTAGGGCTAACGGCAGACACACCTCGACCCAAATGGGTTCAGGGCAATTCGCGGGAGAGGGATTTGGAAAG CTCTTACAGCAATGA